A single region of the Moritella sp. Urea-trap-13 genome encodes:
- a CDS encoding extracellular solute-binding protein, with protein MNKLLRAALLSLSSLLFTLPVFATSHASEPLRYAIAMHGQPAYGKDFSHFDYVNLNAPREGSLRRAAMGSFDNFNAYIVKGVAADGTGYLFDTLMQQSGDEAFTLYGLVAEFIEVPDDRSWVRFHLNPNARFSDGSELTASDVEFTFNVLIEKGVPQLRAQYKEVTKVEVESKSVIKFSFKDNKNKELALILAQLPVFSAKDWQDKDFAKASLNIPLGSGPYTIKSFDAGRGIDYQRNDDYWAKGLPVNRGRYNFQHIIFDYYKDGSIAFEAFKAGEIDFRAENISKQWATGYQGKQFTAGNIIKEEIQHQNPQGMQAFWFNLRKDKFKDPKVRKALGLMFDFEWTNKTLFYSAYKRSDSFFSNSELAANGIPAGDELALLSPFKAQLPPELFTQVYRLDKTQGNGRVRKQQRQAIELFKQAGWTLTAGKMLDANGQQLSIEFLVYSPSFERVIQPFRKNLQRIGIASEIRIVDVSQYINRLNNFDFDIYTLTQAQSLSPGNEQLSMWGSEFANVPGTLNRIGLQDPVVDALVTEVINAEDRDKLITATKALDRVLLWKNLVIPQWHISSYRVAYWQQIQRPEKLPKYGLAIDSWWQKDTASKKGN; from the coding sequence ATGAATAAACTGCTTCGTGCTGCATTATTGTCTCTCAGTTCTCTGTTATTCACTTTACCTGTTTTTGCCACTTCGCATGCCAGTGAACCGCTACGCTATGCGATTGCGATGCATGGGCAACCAGCCTACGGCAAAGACTTTAGCCATTTCGATTATGTTAATTTAAACGCGCCTCGTGAGGGCTCATTACGGCGTGCTGCGATGGGCAGTTTTGATAATTTTAATGCTTATATTGTCAAAGGTGTTGCGGCTGATGGCACAGGTTATTTGTTTGATACCTTGATGCAGCAAAGTGGCGATGAAGCATTTACCTTATATGGCTTAGTCGCAGAATTCATTGAAGTACCGGACGATCGCAGTTGGGTACGTTTTCATTTGAATCCCAATGCGCGTTTTTCTGATGGCTCCGAGCTAACCGCCAGTGATGTTGAGTTTACTTTTAATGTATTGATCGAAAAAGGCGTCCCGCAGTTACGCGCGCAGTACAAAGAAGTCACCAAGGTCGAAGTCGAAAGTAAATCAGTGATTAAATTTAGTTTTAAAGATAACAAAAATAAAGAATTAGCCTTGATATTGGCACAGCTTCCGGTGTTTTCAGCAAAAGACTGGCAAGATAAAGATTTTGCTAAGGCAAGCTTAAATATCCCCCTGGGTTCAGGGCCATATACCATTAAGTCATTTGATGCTGGTCGTGGTATTGATTATCAGCGTAATGATGACTATTGGGCAAAAGGCTTACCGGTAAACCGTGGGCGTTATAATTTTCAACATATTATTTTTGATTATTACAAAGATGGCAGTATTGCCTTTGAAGCATTTAAAGCCGGTGAAATTGACTTCAGAGCAGAAAATATTTCCAAGCAATGGGCGACGGGTTATCAGGGCAAACAATTTACTGCCGGTAACATCATTAAAGAAGAGATCCAGCATCAGAACCCGCAAGGGATGCAGGCATTTTGGTTTAATTTACGTAAAGACAAATTTAAAGATCCCAAGGTACGTAAAGCATTGGGGTTAATGTTCGATTTTGAATGGACAAACAAGACGCTGTTTTACAGTGCATACAAGCGCTCTGACAGTTTCTTTAGTAATTCCGAACTGGCGGCGAACGGTATCCCTGCTGGCGATGAATTAGCCCTGCTGAGCCCTTTTAAAGCCCAACTTCCTCCTGAATTATTCACACAAGTTTATCGTTTAGATAAAACCCAAGGTAATGGTCGCGTGCGTAAGCAGCAACGCCAAGCAATTGAGTTATTTAAACAAGCAGGTTGGACATTAACAGCGGGTAAAATGCTGGATGCCAATGGCCAGCAACTCAGCATAGAATTTTTAGTTTATAGTCCATCGTTTGAACGTGTTATTCAGCCATTTCGTAAAAATTTACAACGTATCGGTATTGCTTCTGAAATTCGTATTGTTGATGTATCGCAATACATTAATCGCTTAAATAATTTTGATTTTGACATTTACACCCTCACGCAAGCGCAAAGCCTATCGCCGGGGAATGAGCAGTTGAGTATGTGGGGCAGTGAGTTTGCCAATGTACCAGGTACGCTTAACCGTATTGGTTTACAAGATCCCGTGGTTGATGCCTTGGTCACAGAAGTCATTAATGCGGAAGATAGAGACAAGCTGATCACGGCCACTAAAGCCTTAGACCGGGTGTTATTGTGGAAAAATTTAGTGATCCCACAATGGCATATAAGCAGTTATCGGGTGGCATATTGGCAACAAATACAACGTCCCGAAAAACTGCCTAAATACGGCTTAGCCATCGATAGTTGGTGGCAGAAAGACACCGCAAGCAAGAAAGGAAACTAG